A genomic window from Rhizobium sp. EC-SD404 includes:
- the tkt gene encoding transketolase, with protein sequence MTSRDKHNSMANAIRFLSIDAVEKANSGHPGLPMGAADIATVLFTRYLSFDPKNPNWPDRDRFVLSAGHGSMLLYSLLYLTGYEDIDISDIENFRQLGSPTAGHPEYGHAAGIETTTGPLGQGLANAVGMAIAERKLEAEFGSDLQDHYTYALVGDGCLMEGISQEAISLAGHLKLNKLIVLWDDNGISIDGAVSLSDSTDQVKRFAASGWHTLAVDGHDPDAIGRAIEEAQKSERPTFIACKTTIGYGSPNKAGSSKAHGSPLGADEIALTRTQLGWSDEAFVVPSDILDAWRLAGLRSNKERKAWEDRLAAKDAEIRSTFERRFRGELAGAFEPAIEGYKKKLATDKPKVATRKASEMVLEVINGALPETLGGSADLTGSNNTKTSQTKPITPDDFSGRYLHYGIREHGMASAMNGIALHGGLIPYGGTFLVFSDYSRPAIRLAALMGIRVIHVLTHDSIGLGEDGPTHQPVEHVAALRAIPNFQMFRPADAVETAECWQLALESENKPSGLALTRQNLPTVRTDHVEDNLCSFGAYDLAPASDADVTIFASGSEVEIALEAKTRLDGMGHATRVVSVPCFELFEEQTEEYRAAIIGQSKVKVAVEAGIRQGWDAFIGSDGVFIGMHGFGASGPYQELYKHFGITADAIVAAAEARLHADN encoded by the coding sequence ATGACCTCACGCGACAAGCACAACAGCATGGCCAATGCGATCCGCTTTCTTTCGATCGATGCGGTCGAGAAAGCCAATTCCGGTCACCCCGGATTGCCCATGGGCGCAGCCGACATCGCGACGGTCCTGTTTACCCGCTATCTCTCGTTCGATCCGAAGAACCCGAACTGGCCCGATCGCGACCGGTTCGTTCTTTCGGCCGGCCACGGTTCGATGCTGCTCTATTCGCTGCTCTATCTGACCGGTTATGAAGACATCGACATTTCCGACATCGAGAACTTCCGTCAGCTCGGTTCGCCGACTGCCGGCCACCCGGAATACGGCCATGCCGCCGGCATCGAGACGACGACCGGCCCGCTCGGCCAGGGTCTCGCCAATGCGGTTGGTATGGCGATCGCCGAGCGCAAGCTCGAAGCCGAATTCGGCTCCGATCTTCAGGACCATTACACCTACGCGCTGGTCGGCGATGGCTGCCTCATGGAGGGTATCAGCCAGGAGGCTATTTCGCTTGCCGGCCATCTCAAGCTGAACAAGCTGATCGTTCTTTGGGACGATAACGGCATCTCGATCGACGGCGCCGTCAGCCTTTCGGACTCGACCGACCAGGTGAAGCGCTTCGCCGCTTCGGGCTGGCATACACTTGCCGTCGACGGCCACGATCCCGATGCGATCGGCCGCGCTATCGAAGAGGCGCAGAAGAGCGAACGCCCGACCTTCATCGCCTGCAAGACGACGATCGGTTACGGCTCGCCCAACAAGGCCGGCAGTTCAAAGGCCCACGGCTCGCCGCTCGGCGCGGACGAGATCGCCCTCACCCGCACCCAGCTTGGCTGGAGCGACGAGGCGTTCGTCGTCCCCTCGGACATACTCGACGCGTGGCGTCTTGCGGGCCTGCGTTCCAACAAGGAGCGCAAGGCGTGGGAAGACCGGCTTGCCGCCAAGGACGCCGAGATCCGCTCCACCTTCGAACGTCGCTTCCGCGGTGAACTGGCAGGCGCGTTCGAACCGGCAATCGAGGGCTACAAGAAGAAGCTTGCCACCGACAAACCGAAGGTCGCCACCCGCAAGGCCTCCGAAATGGTGCTGGAAGTGATCAACGGCGCCCTGCCCGAGACGCTGGGCGGCTCGGCCGACCTGACGGGTTCGAACAACACCAAGACCAGCCAGACCAAGCCGATCACGCCCGACGATTTTTCCGGCCGCTACCTGCACTACGGCATTCGCGAGCACGGCATGGCTTCGGCCATGAACGGCATCGCGCTGCATGGCGGCCTCATTCCCTATGGCGGCACGTTCCTCGTGTTCTCCGACTATTCGCGTCCGGCGATCCGTCTGGCAGCGCTGATGGGCATCCGCGTCATCCATGTGCTGACCCACGATTCGATCGGCCTTGGCGAAGACGGCCCGACCCACCAGCCCGTGGAACATGTCGCGGCGCTGCGTGCGATTCCGAACTTCCAGATGTTCCGTCCCGCCGACGCGGTTGAGACGGCCGAGTGCTGGCAGCTGGCGCTCGAAAGCGAAAACAAGCCGTCCGGCCTTGCGCTCACGCGCCAGAACCTGCCGACGGTTCGCACCGACCATGTCGAGGACAATCTCTGCTCGTTCGGCGCCTACGACCTCGCGCCGGCATCGGACGCGGACGTGACGATTTTCGCGTCGGGCTCGGAAGTTGAAATCGCGCTGGAAGCCAAGACGCGCCTCGATGGCATGGGACACGCAACCCGCGTCGTGTCCGTGCCCTGCTTCGAGCTCTTCGAGGAGCAGACCGAAGAATACCGCGCGGCGATCATCGGCCAGTCCAAGGTCAAGGTCGCGGTGGAAGCCGGCATCCGCCAGGGTTGGGATGCGTTCATCGGCTCCGACGGCGTCTTTATCGGGATGCACGGCTTCGGTGCATCGGGCCCCTATCAGGAGCTTTACAAGCATTTCGGCATTACGGCCGACGCGATCGTCGCAGCGGCCGAAGCTCGGCTGCACGCCGATAACTAA
- a CDS encoding DUF4164 domain-containing protein, translating to MTSESEVGAALERLRRALAGLDDAIEHRFEHEQDFGAAEAEVARMNADRSRLAQDLDKAEDRANRLEEANREVSRRLVTSMETIRAVLDR from the coding sequence ATGACGAGCGAGTCCGAGGTTGGTGCGGCGTTGGAACGACTGCGGCGGGCCCTGGCGGGTTTGGACGATGCGATCGAGCATCGCTTCGAGCATGAACAGGACTTCGGCGCCGCCGAAGCGGAAGTTGCCCGCATGAATGCCGATCGGTCGCGTCTGGCACAGGACCTCGACAAGGCCGAAGATCGCGCGAACCGGTTGGAAGAAGCCAATCGCGAAGTCTCCCGCCGTCTGGTCACGTCGATGGAAACCATCCGAGCGGTTCTCGATCGATGA
- a CDS encoding cell division protein ZapA, translating to MSQVTVNIDGKAYRMACEEGQEEHLTTLATRFDRYVSHLKNQFGEIGDLRLTVMSAIMVMDELSENERTIQSLRGELETLRKTRDAALARSETADQQLALALNEVTDHVEKLSERLTAR from the coding sequence ATGTCACAGGTGACGGTCAATATCGATGGCAAGGCCTATCGCATGGCGTGCGAGGAGGGCCAGGAAGAGCACCTGACGACCCTCGCCACGCGGTTCGATCGCTACGTCTCGCACCTCAAGAACCAATTCGGAGAAATAGGGGATCTGCGGCTCACCGTCATGTCGGCCATCATGGTGATGGACGAACTGTCCGAGAACGAGCGCACGATCCAATCCCTGCGCGGCGAACTCGAAACCCTGCGCAAAACCCGCGACGCGGCACTCGCCCGGTCGGAAACCGCCGACCAGCAACTGGCACTCGCCCTGAACGAGGTGACCGATCATGTCGAGAAGCTTTCGGAGCGCCTGACAGCCCGCTGA
- a CDS encoding transcriptional regulator — MLSEIEAGYLSRIARGQTAEDIAAEDGISLQAVLDALNGAEGELGAMNLMDAVTKAVRLGLIKDDSSIP; from the coding sequence ATGCTTTCGGAAATTGAAGCGGGTTATCTGAGCCGCATCGCACGCGGCCAGACTGCAGAGGACATTGCCGCAGAAGACGGGATATCGCTGCAGGCCGTTCTGGACGCTCTGAACGGAGCCGAAGGGGAATTGGGTGCAATGAACCTGATGGATGCCGTGACCAAGGCGGTCCGACTTGGGCTGATCAAGGACGACAGCAGCATTCCATGA
- a CDS encoding 5-formyltetrahydrofolate cyclo-ligase, with translation MTASAANKADLRRRALAHRDAMSIETRIEASIAIAEFGRTLIDLPDGAIVSGFSPIRSEVDIRPLMADLRDRGARICVPAILSREEIVFRELLRNAPLVDTGFGTVGPGPDAEVLDPNVMLVPLAAFDSRGHRLGYGAGHYDRAIARLHEKGLKPRLIGIAFDSQRVDLVPDEPHDVQLDAILTETGLHAAKPQV, from the coding sequence ATGACCGCGAGCGCTGCGAACAAAGCCGATCTTCGACGACGGGCCCTGGCGCATCGGGATGCCATGTCGATCGAGACACGCATCGAAGCCAGCATCGCGATAGCCGAATTCGGTCGAACTTTGATCGATCTGCCGGATGGTGCGATCGTGTCGGGCTTTTCCCCGATCCGATCGGAAGTCGACATTCGCCCGCTGATGGCGGATCTGCGGGATCGAGGCGCACGCATCTGCGTGCCGGCGATCCTCAGCCGCGAGGAAATCGTCTTTCGCGAATTATTGCGCAACGCGCCACTGGTCGACACCGGGTTCGGCACCGTCGGTCCCGGCCCGGATGCCGAAGTGCTCGATCCGAACGTCATGCTCGTGCCGCTGGCAGCGTTCGACAGCAGGGGCCATCGGCTCGGTTACGGTGCCGGTCATTATGACCGCGCGATCGCAAGATTGCATGAAAAGGGGCTGAAGCCGCGCCTGATCGGCATCGCTTTCGACAGCCAGCGTGTCGACCTGGTACCGGACGAGCCGCATGACGTTCAGCTTGACGCCATCCTCACCGAGACCGGCTTGCACGCAGCGAAGCCTCAGGTATAG
- a CDS encoding TIGR00282 family metallophosphoesterase — protein MRLLFLGDMVGRSGRTAVYERLPALISDFRLDFVIVNGENAAGGFGVTEEILLQTLQAGADVMTTGNHVWDQREAIEFCERQERFLRPANFPAGTPGRGANLYRSRSGAQVLVANIMGRVFMHPDLDDPFQSAEAILSACPLGEQADAVIFDFHAEATSEKQCFGHFVDGRASLVVGTHTHVPTADCQILNGGTAYMSDAGMCGDYDSSLGMDKEEPLNRFLSKMPKGRFEAAAGEATICGVAVEISDRTGLAEKVAPLRLGPRLAETVPSFWNA, from the coding sequence ATGAGGCTACTCTTTCTTGGCGACATGGTCGGGCGCAGCGGGCGCACGGCTGTCTATGAACGTCTTCCCGCACTGATTTCGGATTTCCGGCTCGATTTCGTCATCGTCAATGGCGAGAACGCTGCCGGCGGATTTGGCGTGACAGAGGAGATCCTTCTGCAGACGCTGCAGGCCGGTGCAGACGTGATGACGACCGGCAACCACGTCTGGGACCAGCGCGAAGCCATCGAATTCTGCGAGCGCCAGGAACGGTTTCTCCGCCCCGCCAATTTTCCGGCGGGCACACCCGGCCGCGGTGCCAATCTCTACCGTTCCCGCAGTGGCGCCCAGGTGCTCGTCGCCAACATCATGGGCCGCGTCTTCATGCATCCTGACCTCGACGATCCGTTCCAGTCGGCAGAGGCGATCCTGTCGGCTTGTCCGCTCGGCGAGCAGGCGGATGCGGTCATCTTCGATTTTCATGCGGAAGCGACCAGCGAGAAGCAGTGCTTTGGCCATTTCGTCGATGGACGGGCCAGTCTGGTCGTCGGCACTCATACGCATGTGCCCACCGCCGATTGCCAGATCCTCAATGGCGGCACCGCCTATATGTCCGACGCCGGTATGTGCGGGGACTACGATTCCTCGCTCGGCATGGACAAGGAAGAGCCGCTCAACCGGTTTCTGTCCAAGATGCCGAAAGGCCGCTTCGAAGCAGCTGCGGGGGAGGCGACGATCTGCGGGGTCGCGGTGGAGATTTCCGATCGCACCGGACTTGCTGAAAAGGTGGCGCCGCTGCGCTTGGGGCCGCGTCTGGCCGAAACCGTTCCGTCTTTTTGGAACGCTTGA
- a CDS encoding TerC family protein, with translation MCPMADWFSFMNDPAAWVALATLLVMEIVLGIDNLIFISILSNKLPEGQRERARRIGILLALVLRLGLLSLVSIIVQLTEPVFTVFGQDFSWRDIILLVGGLFLVWKATKEIHHTVDVEDSKDNMIGKAATVTFTGVIIQILLLDLVFSVDSIITAVGMTDEVPIMVIAVVGAVTVMLLAANPLSRFIGNNPTIVMLALSFLLMIGMTLIAEGLGFHVPKGYIYAAMAFSGIVEALNMLARRARKKKNAAGAPAGH, from the coding sequence ATTTGCCCAATGGCTGACTGGTTCTCCTTTATGAACGATCCTGCGGCATGGGTGGCGCTTGCGACACTCCTCGTCATGGAAATCGTCCTCGGCATCGACAATCTGATTTTCATCTCCATCCTGTCGAACAAGCTGCCTGAGGGCCAACGCGAGCGTGCACGCCGCATCGGCATTTTGCTCGCTCTCGTGCTGCGTCTCGGTCTTCTGTCGCTCGTCAGCATCATCGTGCAGTTGACGGAACCGGTGTTCACAGTGTTCGGCCAGGACTTCTCCTGGCGCGACATCATCCTGCTCGTCGGCGGTCTCTTCCTGGTCTGGAAGGCCACGAAGGAAATCCACCACACGGTCGATGTGGAAGACAGCAAGGACAACATGATCGGAAAGGCCGCGACCGTGACGTTCACCGGCGTGATCATCCAGATCCTGCTGCTCGACCTCGTCTTCTCGGTCGACTCGATCATCACGGCCGTCGGCATGACGGACGAAGTGCCGATCATGGTGATCGCGGTCGTAGGTGCGGTGACGGTCATGTTGCTGGCGGCAAATCCCCTGTCGCGCTTCATCGGCAACAACCCGACGATCGTCATGCTGGCGCTGTCGTTCCTGCTGATGATCGGCATGACGCTGATCGCCGAAGGCCTCGGCTTCCATGTGCCCAAGGGCTACATCTACGCCGCCATGGCTTTCTCGGGCATCGTCGAAGCGCTCAACATGCTGGCTCGTCGTGCCCGCAAGAAGAAGAACGCTGCCGGCGCGCCCGCCGGTCATTGA
- a CDS encoding pyridoxamine 5'-phosphate oxidase family protein codes for MADLKKAETDPKTQLFDEIDDLHAGMLGVEGSGLHMQPMAPQLDRNTNSIWFFTKSDTELVQAITAGSHAHFCVVGKDHDYHACVAGPISVNLDPAKRDEYWNSVVEAWFDGGKDDPKLTMLQLKLVDGKIWASTDSKIKFGWEIAKANLTDDMPHVGVTKEVRF; via the coding sequence ATGGCCGATCTCAAAAAAGCAGAAACCGACCCGAAGACCCAGCTCTTCGACGAAATCGACGACCTTCATGCCGGCATGCTGGGTGTCGAAGGATCGGGCCTGCACATGCAGCCCATGGCGCCGCAACTCGACCGCAACACCAATTCGATCTGGTTCTTCACCAAGAGCGATACGGAACTGGTGCAGGCGATCACGGCCGGTTCCCACGCGCATTTCTGCGTGGTCGGCAAGGATCACGATTATCACGCCTGCGTCGCCGGGCCGATCAGCGTCAATCTCGATCCGGCGAAGCGTGACGAATACTGGAACAGCGTCGTCGAAGCATGGTTCGATGGCGGCAAGGACGATCCGAAGCTGACGATGCTGCAACTGAAGCTCGTCGACGGCAAAATCTGGGCCTCCACCGACAGCAAGATCAAGTTCGGCTGGGAAATCGCCAAGGCGAACCTTACCGACGACATGCCGCATGTGGGCGTGACCAAGGAAGTTCGCTTCTGA
- a CDS encoding YebC/PmpR family DNA-binding transcriptional regulator produces MAGHSQFKNIMHRKGRQDAVRSKMFSKLAREITVAAKGGLPDPAMNPRLRLAIQNAKAQSMPKDNIERAIKKASGGDAESYEEIRYEGYGPGGVALIVEALTDNRNRTASNVRAAFTKSGGALGETGSVAFSFNRVGEIVYKPAAGDADTVMEAAIEAGAEDVVSDENGHVVICAFEDIGEVSKALEEKLGEAESVKAIWKPQTSTPVDEERALSVMKLIDVLDDDDDVQNVYANFEISDEVMAKLSA; encoded by the coding sequence ATGGCAGGCCATTCACAGTTCAAGAACATCATGCACCGCAAGGGCCGCCAGGACGCGGTGCGCTCCAAGATGTTCTCCAAGCTCGCGCGCGAAATCACCGTGGCGGCAAAGGGCGGTCTGCCGGATCCGGCCATGAACCCGCGCTTGCGCCTGGCGATCCAGAACGCCAAGGCGCAGTCCATGCCCAAGGACAATATCGAGCGCGCCATCAAGAAGGCGTCCGGCGGCGATGCCGAGAGCTACGAAGAAATCCGCTACGAAGGCTACGGCCCGGGCGGCGTCGCTCTCATCGTGGAAGCATTGACAGACAACCGCAACCGCACCGCTTCGAATGTGCGCGCGGCGTTCACCAAGTCCGGCGGGGCGCTTGGCGAAACCGGCTCGGTTGCCTTCAGCTTCAACCGTGTGGGCGAAATCGTCTACAAGCCAGCGGCCGGCGATGCCGACACGGTGATGGAAGCGGCCATCGAAGCGGGAGCCGAGGATGTCGTATCCGACGAGAACGGCCACGTCGTGATCTGCGCTTTCGAGGATATCGGCGAAGTGTCGAAGGCGCTCGAGGAGAAGCTCGGTGAAGCCGAGTCGGTCAAGGCGATCTGGAAACCCCAGACTTCGACCCCGGTCGACGAGGAGCGGGCGCTTTCAGTGATGAAGCTGATCGACGTTCTCGACGATGACGACGACGTCCAGAACGTCTACGCCAATTTCGAGATTTCCGACGAGGTCATGGCCAAGCTGTCTGCCTGA